The following proteins come from a genomic window of Thiothrix unzii:
- the argA gene encoding amino-acid N-acetyltransferase, which yields MESITASNSVSFFREAAPYIHSHRGKTFVIAFAGEVIASSQFRQIIQDIAIISTLGTRIVLVHGTRPQIDERLARNNHPIHLHKGIRVTDANTLLMAQEAIGFLRIRIENLLTHALNQPSLTNAGLGVVSGNFITARPLGIHDGIDYGYTGMVRKINHTFITQQLDANNIVLVSPMGYSPTGEAYNLRYEQVAISAAKTLKADKLIFLSDQPLDLPHELTPEEAKAYLPQHELLPTIIEAVTTDVERIHLVNADTDGGLLLELYTRDGVGSMIATAQFECLRAATIEDISGILELIRPLEQQGTLIKRSREQLELEIHNFHIITRDHEVIACVALYDTDTPTIAELACLAVNPQYRGGNRGDKLLRHVAQLAKTQGKIKLLVLTTQTTDWFRERGFEKGEIANLPSNKKSLYNYQRNSQVLFKTLS from the coding sequence GTGGAATCCATCACTGCCAGCAATAGCGTTTCTTTTTTCCGCGAAGCCGCTCCGTATATTCACAGTCATCGCGGTAAAACTTTTGTGATTGCTTTCGCAGGCGAGGTCATTGCTTCCAGTCAATTTCGCCAGATTATTCAAGATATTGCGATTATTTCAACGCTAGGTACGCGTATCGTATTAGTACATGGAACCCGTCCACAAATCGACGAACGCCTTGCACGCAATAACCATCCTATACACTTACACAAAGGTATCCGCGTTACCGACGCAAATACCTTGTTAATGGCACAAGAAGCCATTGGTTTTCTACGTATCCGTATCGAAAACCTGTTAACCCACGCACTCAATCAACCGTCATTAACTAATGCTGGTTTAGGCGTGGTTTCAGGAAATTTCATCACCGCACGTCCGCTTGGTATTCATGATGGCATTGACTACGGCTATACCGGCATGGTGCGCAAAATCAATCACACCTTTATTACGCAACAGCTCGATGCAAATAACATCGTGCTGGTATCGCCTATGGGCTACTCCCCAACGGGCGAGGCTTACAACTTGCGTTATGAACAAGTAGCTATTAGCGCGGCAAAAACCCTCAAGGCCGACAAACTGATATTCCTCAGTGATCAACCACTGGATCTTCCTCACGAACTTACCCCTGAGGAAGCGAAAGCCTATTTACCTCAACACGAGCTGCTACCCACTATTATCGAAGCCGTAACTACCGATGTGGAACGCATTCACCTCGTGAACGCTGATACCGACGGTGGATTATTGCTTGAACTATACACTCGCGATGGTGTGGGCAGCATGATTGCAACCGCGCAATTTGAATGTTTACGCGCCGCTACGATCGAAGACATTAGTGGAATTCTTGAATTGATCCGCCCTTTAGAACAACAAGGCACGCTGATTAAACGTTCACGCGAACAACTAGAGCTGGAAATTCATAATTTCCATATCATTACCCGCGACCACGAAGTCATTGCCTGTGTCGCTCTATATGACACAGACACCCCCACCATTGCTGAATTAGCCTGTCTTGCAGTCAATCCACAATACAGGGGTGGCAATCGTGGTGATAAACTTTTACGACATGTTGCGCAACTGGCAAAAACTCAAGGCAAAATCAAGCTATTGGTTTTAACCACACAAACAACGGATTGGTTTCGGGAAAGAGGGTTCGAGAAAGGGGAAATTGCCAACTTACCCAGCAATAAAAAATCGCTATACAACTACCAACGTAACTCACAAGTTCTGTTCAAAACATTAAGCTAA
- a CDS encoding phosphoheptose isomerase, with translation MTLHTRIRQHFLASIETKQKALTQLETPLVAAAQRVLSTFNAGNKILSCGNGGSAGDAQHFSSEMLNRFEKERQGLAAIALTTDTSTLTSIANDYSYERIFSRQVEALGRPGDVLLAISTSGNSANVNKAIEVAQQRGMSVIALSGKSGGTMQALLTTNDIELRVPSDSTARIQETHLLLIHCICDLVDHLLLGSAND, from the coding sequence ATGACATTACACACGCGCATCCGCCAACATTTTCTCGCCAGCATTGAAACCAAACAAAAAGCTTTAACGCAATTAGAAACGCCGCTGGTCGCAGCAGCACAACGGGTACTCAGCACCTTCAATGCTGGTAATAAAATTCTGAGTTGCGGTAATGGCGGTTCCGCAGGTGATGCGCAACATTTTTCCTCGGAAATGCTCAACCGTTTCGAGAAGGAACGCCAAGGGTTAGCTGCGATTGCGTTAACTACCGATACATCGACCTTGACTTCAATCGCCAATGACTACAGCTATGAACGGATTTTTTCACGTCAAGTCGAAGCTCTTGGACGACCGGGCGATGTCCTATTAGCCATTTCCACCAGCGGCAATTCCGCTAACGTTAACAAAGCGATTGAAGTGGCGCAGCAACGCGGCATGAGCGTCATTGCCCTCAGCGGCAAATCCGGTGGCACGATGCAGGCATTATTAACTACTAATGACATTGAATTGCGCGTCCCCTCAGACAGCACTGCCCGCATTCAAGAAACACACTTGCTATTGATTCACTGCATTTGCGATTTAGTTGACCACTTGTTACTGGGATCAGCTAACGACTAA
- a CDS encoding YraN family protein gives MDNKPQAAHLQRGSNTEQLACEHLQANGLRLVQQNYRIRSGEIDLIMRDGHTLVFVEVRYRKTQRYGGALQSIDPRKQARIIRTAQHYLQYRAPNAQVRFDVVAVEGDNGINWIKNAFDLG, from the coding sequence TTGGACAATAAACCGCAAGCTGCGCACTTACAACGCGGCAGCAATACCGAACAGTTAGCCTGCGAGCATTTGCAGGCTAACGGCTTACGCCTCGTGCAACAAAACTATCGTATTCGCAGCGGCGAAATCGACCTGATTATGCGGGATGGTCACACACTGGTATTTGTGGAAGTTCGCTACCGTAAAACGCAACGTTATGGCGGCGCATTGCAAAGTATTGACCCGCGAAAACAAGCGCGTATCATCCGCACCGCACAACACTACCTCCAGTATCGCGCACCGAATGCACAAGTGCGCTTTGATGTCGTTGCTGTCGAAGGCGACAATGGCATAAACTGGATCAAGAACGCTTTCGACTTGGGCTAA
- a CDS encoding penicillin-binding protein activator, translating to MQTMRHNGLMKKSIYGVMLSLSLLMHGCSNVPGLTGVTDNSAMPGDASIQQANALLKQGKKREAAASYFNAASSYPSPQRERVILQAAEITASIGDADLTNSYLARAPLNTLNGENQGRHAYVSALLALQQKNPDLALRLLPTDMNALSPALREKVQNIRSRAQSSGGKPANAVKVQAAMIPTAVNRVAVLLPQSGALGGVSQDIIQGIQAARSGMGGSTSVNLYDVSTGGAVAQYQKAVAEGADVIVGPLDKESLSQLLAQPQMLSKPILSLNYLTNTRNIPGALYQFGLLPEDEAREVANFAIARGQRTAVILAPNSAWGERVAGAFRAAYQGKGGQIIANQQYADAPSSSYLQDVQNAVGASQGRASMVFLAASPSQARLLRPLLAAQAASLPVYATSHIFSGRTDPSKDADLDGVIYTEIPWVMESLQAGTLNNSTYPRMFALGMDAFLIAKNLPGIASNPSARVNGKTGDISLAGNRQIQRHLPFATFANGLPRPLGQ from the coding sequence ATGCAAACAATGCGTCATAACGGACTTATGAAAAAATCCATTTACGGTGTAATGCTTTCACTCTCGCTGCTGATGCACGGCTGCTCAAACGTCCCAGGCTTAACTGGCGTGACCGACAATAGTGCTATGCCGGGTGACGCATCCATCCAGCAAGCCAATGCTCTACTCAAACAGGGTAAAAAACGTGAAGCTGCTGCCAGTTACTTCAATGCTGCCAGCTCGTACCCGTCACCGCAACGTGAGCGTGTCATTTTACAAGCGGCGGAAATTACCGCATCTATTGGCGATGCCGACCTGACCAATAGTTACCTTGCCCGCGCCCCGCTCAACACCCTTAACGGTGAAAATCAGGGTCGCCATGCGTATGTTTCCGCGCTACTGGCGTTACAACAAAAAAATCCTGATTTAGCTTTGCGATTATTGCCTACCGACATGAATGCGTTATCACCTGCCTTGCGTGAAAAAGTGCAAAACATCCGCAGTCGGGCGCAATCTTCAGGCGGCAAACCTGCTAATGCAGTCAAAGTACAAGCTGCCATGATCCCTACAGCGGTCAATCGTGTAGCCGTATTATTGCCACAATCCGGCGCACTCGGCGGTGTCAGCCAAGATATTATTCAAGGCATTCAAGCCGCACGCAGCGGAATGGGTGGCAGCACCAGCGTTAACCTTTACGATGTCAGTACTGGTGGGGCGGTTGCTCAATATCAAAAGGCCGTGGCGGAAGGTGCAGACGTAATTGTGGGGCCACTGGACAAAGAATCACTGTCGCAACTATTAGCACAGCCACAAATGTTGTCAAAACCGATTTTGAGCCTTAATTACCTGACCAACACCCGTAATATTCCGGGAGCGTTGTACCAATTTGGTTTATTACCCGAAGACGAAGCCCGTGAAGTAGCTAATTTTGCCATCGCACGCGGACAACGTACTGCTGTCATCCTCGCACCCAACTCCGCATGGGGCGAACGGGTTGCAGGTGCATTCCGCGCGGCTTACCAAGGCAAAGGCGGGCAAATTATCGCAAATCAGCAATACGCCGATGCGCCTTCCAGCAGTTACCTGCAAGATGTGCAAAATGCCGTCGGTGCTTCCCAAGGCCGAGCCAGCATGGTGTTTTTAGCAGCGTCGCCTAGCCAAGCACGTTTATTGCGCCCACTATTGGCAGCACAAGCAGCATCATTACCGGTGTACGCCACATCGCACATTTTCTCAGGGCGCACTGACCCTAGCAAAGATGCTGATTTGGATGGGGTTATCTACACAGAAATCCCTTGGGTTATGGAAAGCCTACAAGCAGGTACACTGAATAACTCCACCTACCCACGCATGTTCGCATTAGGGATGGACGCATTCTTGATTGCTAAAAACTTACCCGGCATCGCCAGCAATCCCAGCGCACGAGTCAATGGCAAAACCGGCGACATCAGTTTAGCCGGTAATCGCCAAATTCAGCGTCACCTGCCTTTCGCCACTTTTGCTAACGGCTTACCACGTCCACTTGGACAATAA
- the rsmI gene encoding 16S rRNA (cytidine(1402)-2'-O)-methyltransferase, with protein MAEGILYCVATPIGNLEDITARALRILAEVSKVYAEDTRVTRRMFAHFGIQNTLESLHDHNETSRVAQIQRELAEGMNVALVSDAGTPLISDPGYKLVNALGAAGCKIVPVPGASALIAALSVAGLPTDRFAFEGFLPAKSVSRRKLLTGLEAESRTLVFYESSHRIADLLEDMLAVFGGERQIVVLRELTKLYESIYRGTATEILQHMAADSDRSRGEFVVVVAGKVCDESADALAVLNADKVLAVLLEVLPVKQAAAVAARLTGLPKNQLYRQALEQQDATD; from the coding sequence ATGGCAGAAGGCATTTTATATTGTGTGGCAACGCCAATCGGCAACCTTGAAGACATAACAGCGCGTGCCTTACGTATCTTGGCGGAGGTCAGCAAGGTTTATGCAGAAGATACCCGCGTGACCCGGCGGATGTTCGCTCATTTTGGGATACAAAATACCTTGGAGAGCTTGCATGATCACAATGAAACCAGTCGGGTGGCACAGATTCAACGCGAATTAGCGGAAGGTATGAACGTGGCATTGGTGAGCGATGCCGGTACGCCGCTGATCAGTGACCCCGGTTACAAATTGGTGAATGCTCTAGGTGCGGCGGGGTGCAAAATAGTACCCGTGCCGGGGGCAAGTGCTTTAATCGCCGCGCTATCAGTGGCGGGTTTGCCCACGGATCGTTTTGCCTTTGAAGGCTTTTTACCTGCGAAGTCCGTGTCGCGTCGTAAGTTATTGACGGGTTTGGAGGCGGAATCGCGTACCTTGGTATTTTATGAATCCAGCCACCGCATTGCGGATTTGCTGGAGGATATGCTTGCAGTATTCGGTGGGGAGCGGCAGATAGTGGTGCTGCGTGAGTTAACCAAGTTGTATGAAAGCATTTATCGGGGCACAGCCACTGAGATTTTACAGCATATGGCAGCCGATTCTGACCGCTCGCGTGGTGAATTTGTGGTGGTGGTGGCGGGCAAGGTGTGCGACGAATCGGCTGATGCGCTGGCAGTGCTGAATGCGGATAAAGTGCTTGCGGTATTACTGGAGGTTTTGCCCGTCAAACAAGCCGCAGCAGTGGCGGCGCGTTTGACAGGTTTGCCCAAAAATCAGTTGTATCGACAAGCACTTGAGCAACAAGATGCGACGGATTAA
- a CDS encoding DUF2058 family protein translates to MANSFQEQLLKAGLVTQEQVEKANQPKPKPVEKIPNKNRNTAKSRPNPVPRPQANPQPVKATKPPKPQSDLEQFYKERAQLERNEREETERLARERAARKKQTREQVHALIQGHVQNVDDAEIRYNFVVGDNIKYVYVTEAQQQALADGTLAITFLEGKRCLISSEIAAQLLTLDPGKLVILNHPDDTAAA, encoded by the coding sequence ATGGCAAATTCATTTCAAGAACAGCTTCTCAAGGCAGGCTTAGTCACTCAAGAACAAGTCGAGAAGGCTAATCAACCCAAACCCAAGCCTGTGGAAAAAATCCCTAATAAAAATAGGAATACAGCGAAGTCACGACCCAATCCTGTGCCGCGCCCACAAGCAAACCCACAACCTGTCAAAGCAACTAAGCCACCGAAACCCCAGTCAGATCTTGAACAGTTTTACAAAGAGCGGGCGCAACTGGAACGCAACGAACGCGAAGAAACCGAACGTCTCGCCCGCGAACGTGCAGCCCGCAAAAAACAAACCCGCGAACAAGTCCACGCACTTATTCAAGGGCATGTGCAAAACGTGGATGACGCTGAAATTCGTTACAACTTCGTGGTCGGCGACAATATTAAATACGTGTATGTCACCGAAGCACAGCAACAAGCTCTTGCCGACGGTACACTCGCCATTACCTTCCTTGAGGGCAAGCGTTGCCTGATTTCCTCAGAAATCGCCGCGCAATTACTTACCTTAGACCCCGGCAAACTGGTTATTCTTAACCACCCTGACGACACTGCTGCGGCTTAA
- the ppa gene encoding inorganic diphosphatase: protein MNIDKISVGKDVPNDVNVIIEIPALSTPVKYELDKDSGALYVDRFMSTPMFYPANYGFIPHTLGQDGDPTDVLVVSPTPLMHGCVIPVRPVGMLKMSDESGIDAKIVAVPAHKLSSGYRDIESYTQLPSLLIQQIQHFFERYKELEPGKWVRVDGWADAEEAKAEILASITRYEQDNG, encoded by the coding sequence ATGAATATTGATAAAATCTCCGTTGGGAAGGATGTACCCAATGACGTTAATGTTATCATTGAAATCCCAGCCCTTTCCACGCCGGTAAAGTACGAGCTGGATAAGGACAGCGGAGCATTGTACGTTGACCGTTTTATGTCCACACCAATGTTTTACCCGGCAAACTATGGGTTTATTCCGCATACCTTGGGGCAAGACGGCGATCCGACTGACGTGTTAGTCGTAAGTCCGACACCGTTGATGCACGGTTGCGTGATTCCGGTGCGCCCGGTTGGTATGCTGAAAATGTCGGATGAATCTGGGATTGATGCTAAAATCGTTGCTGTACCTGCACATAAGTTGTCATCGGGCTATCGTGATATTGAATCTTACACCCAGCTACCAAGCTTGTTGATTCAGCAGATTCAGCACTTCTTTGAGCGTTACAAAGAATTAGAACCGGGCAAGTGGGTGCGCGTTGATGGTTGGGCTGATGCAGAAGAGGCGAAAGCAGAAATTCTCGCCAGCATTACCCGTTACGAACAAGATAATGGATAA
- the mrdA gene encoding penicillin-binding protein 2 — MGERLSIKTDRDEQQLFNVRVIIAAILILLAMLGIIARAYQLQVVEHGKYAELSREHYQKRIPIPPNRGQIYDRNGALLADSHIQYVLEIVRDSIGDENKDGKTNLNDVDAVVERLGALITLTEKDIRIFKQQARRFKYQPIPIKENLSEEEVAKFAVHRPRFPGINLELRMERYYPLGTIASHVIGYVGRIDERDLETLNKNEYLGTSHIGKTGVEASHEGRLHGQAGYHLVEVDAHGKQQALVDEKAPVGGQDLFLGLDINLQMTGERLLKNEKGAIVAIDPSNGEILALVSMPTFDPNLFINGITHKDYVGLRDDPDRPLYNRALQGIYPPGSTIKPMVGIAGLAEKVITTGSRVHDPGFFRLSGQKHVFRCWNKRGHGSVDLKVAITQSCDTFFYDLAYRMGIDRFSTFMRTFGFGERTGIDLPSEATGLMPSQEWKQRRHKSSWYPGDTVNIGIGQGYWLSTPLQLAHATTIMANHGKRLKPHVLRGVRIAKNQEETVLKPEPFPDVAAEPRFWDLTVQGMENVMRPGGTARAAGAGAAYRMAGKTGTAQVFGLAGGTYNAGRLAKRLRDHALFVGFAPVDDPKIAVAVIVENASGGGGSVAAPIARKVMDAYLLKKYGNEEEVEGEAIVPEAVPEEEEVHD; from the coding sequence ATGGGTGAACGCCTTTCCATCAAGACGGATCGTGATGAGCAACAACTGTTCAATGTCCGTGTCATTATCGCCGCTATTCTGATTTTGCTTGCTATGCTGGGCATCATTGCGCGTGCCTATCAGTTGCAAGTCGTTGAGCACGGCAAATACGCGGAATTGTCACGCGAACATTACCAAAAGCGTATTCCCATCCCGCCTAATCGCGGTCAAATTTACGACCGTAACGGTGCGTTGTTGGCCGATAGTCATATCCAGTACGTGCTGGAAATTGTGCGTGATAGCATCGGTGATGAAAATAAAGACGGTAAAACCAATCTCAACGATGTGGATGCGGTTGTCGAGCGGTTGGGGGCATTGATTACCCTGACGGAAAAAGACATTCGTATTTTTAAGCAGCAAGCCCGTCGTTTTAAGTACCAACCGATTCCCATCAAAGAAAATTTAAGCGAAGAAGAAGTCGCTAAATTTGCAGTACATCGCCCGCGTTTTCCCGGCATCAATCTGGAATTGCGCATGGAGCGTTATTATCCGCTCGGAACGATTGCCAGCCATGTGATTGGTTACGTGGGGCGGATTGATGAGCGCGACTTGGAAACCCTCAATAAAAACGAATATTTGGGAACCAGCCACATTGGTAAAACCGGGGTAGAGGCTTCCCACGAGGGGCGTTTGCACGGGCAGGCGGGTTATCACTTGGTGGAAGTTGATGCGCATGGCAAGCAACAGGCATTGGTGGATGAAAAAGCTCCAGTCGGTGGTCAGGATTTATTCCTTGGCTTAGACATTAATTTGCAGATGACGGGTGAGCGTTTACTGAAGAACGAAAAGGGCGCGATTGTTGCTATTGATCCTAGCAATGGGGAAATTTTAGCGTTGGTGAGTATGCCAACTTTTGACCCAAATTTGTTCATTAACGGTATTACTCATAAAGATTACGTCGGCTTACGGGATGACCCTGATCGCCCGTTGTATAACCGGGCGTTGCAGGGGATTTATCCGCCGGGTTCAACCATTAAGCCGATGGTGGGCATCGCAGGGTTGGCAGAAAAAGTTATTACCACGGGTTCACGGGTACATGATCCGGGTTTCTTCCGTTTATCCGGGCAAAAACACGTGTTTCGATGCTGGAATAAGCGTGGGCATGGTTCGGTGGACTTGAAGGTGGCGATTACGCAATCGTGCGATACGTTTTTCTACGATTTAGCATACCGTATGGGGATTGACCGTTTTTCAACTTTTATGCGCACCTTCGGTTTTGGGGAGCGTACTGGCATTGATTTGCCATCTGAGGCGACAGGTTTAATGCCTTCACAGGAATGGAAGCAGCGTCGTCATAAAAGCAGTTGGTATCCGGGAGACACGGTTAATATCGGGATCGGGCAGGGTTATTGGCTATCCACACCGCTGCAATTGGCGCACGCGACAACGATTATGGCGAATCACGGTAAACGCTTGAAACCGCACGTATTACGCGGGGTGCGCATTGCTAAGAATCAAGAGGAAACTGTGTTAAAGCCTGAGCCATTCCCTGACGTGGCGGCAGAACCGCGCTTTTGGGATTTGACAGTGCAAGGTATGGAAAACGTTATGCGTCCGGGCGGTACAGCACGTGCAGCAGGCGCGGGTGCGGCCTACCGGATGGCGGGTAAAACCGGTACGGCACAGGTGTTCGGTTTGGCAGGCGGCACGTATAACGCGGGGCGTTTGGCGAAACGCTTGCGTGACCATGCGTTATTCGTAGGTTTTGCTCCGGTTGATGATCCCAAAATTGCAGTAGCGGTCATTGTGGAAAATGCGTCCGGTGGCGGTGGTAGTGTGGCAGCACCCATTGCGCGTAAAGTCATGGATGCGTATTTACTGAAGAAATACGGTAACGAAGAAGAAGTCGAGGGCGAAGCCATCGTGCCTGAAGCTGTCCCTGAAGAAGAGGAAGTGCATGATTAA
- the rodA gene encoding rod shape-determining protein RodA, protein MINYLLPDWLLKIFQKVDAVLLAALSLLAFAALVTLFSASDGNIDQVYRQGIHFLLGLALMLIFSQIQSKTLRQWSIWLYTGGLVLLVLVLMIGVEKKGATRWLNVGVHIQPAEIMKLAVPMMVAYYFSEKSLPPRFIDIVVALVLVFVPMLLIMKQPDLGTSILIATSGFFVIYLAGMSWWLIGSAVALVSIAAPLMYQFGMHDYQRKRVDVLLNPESDILGTGYHISQSKIAIGSGGVYGKGWLNGDQSHLDFLPEQHTDFIFAVFGEEFGLAGNVLLIALYVFIIWRGLYIATKGEDSFARLLAGSLSLTFFFYLFVNTGMVTGLLPVVGVPLPLFSYGGTSVVTLMTAFGIIMGMKRRKRIYQQEG, encoded by the coding sequence ATGATTAATTACTTGTTACCGGACTGGCTGCTTAAAATCTTTCAAAAAGTTGATGCGGTATTACTGGCGGCATTGTCATTGCTGGCATTTGCGGCATTGGTAACATTGTTCAGTGCCAGTGATGGCAATATTGATCAGGTATATCGTCAGGGCATCCATTTTTTGCTGGGTTTGGCTTTAATGCTGATCTTCTCGCAAATCCAAAGCAAAACGTTACGGCAATGGTCTATTTGGCTATATACCGGCGGTTTGGTGTTATTGGTTTTGGTGTTAATGATCGGTGTGGAGAAAAAAGGCGCAACACGTTGGTTGAATGTTGGGGTGCACATCCAGCCTGCTGAGATTATGAAGTTAGCCGTGCCGATGATGGTGGCTTATTATTTTTCTGAAAAGTCGTTGCCGCCGCGTTTTATTGATATTGTAGTGGCCTTGGTGTTGGTTTTTGTGCCGATGTTGTTGATTATGAAACAACCGGATTTGGGAACCTCTATTTTGATTGCGACTTCCGGGTTTTTCGTGATTTATCTGGCGGGCATGTCTTGGTGGCTGATTGGTAGTGCAGTGGCTTTGGTGTCAATTGCCGCACCGTTGATGTACCAATTTGGGATGCACGATTACCAGCGCAAGCGTGTGGATGTCTTATTGAATCCTGAATCGGATATTTTGGGAACTGGATACCACATTTCTCAGTCGAAGATTGCGATTGGTTCCGGTGGGGTTTACGGTAAGGGCTGGCTGAACGGCGATCAGTCGCACTTGGATTTTTTGCCTGAACAGCATACTGACTTTATTTTTGCGGTGTTCGGTGAAGAGTTTGGCTTGGCGGGTAATGTGTTATTGATCGCGCTGTATGTGTTTATTATTTGGCGTGGTTTGTACATTGCTACCAAAGGTGAAGACAGCTTTGCACGTCTTCTCGCCGGAAGTTTAAGTTTAACGTTTTTCTTTTATCTGTTTGTGAATACCGGGATGGTTACGGGGTTGCTCCCTGTGGTTGGCGTGCCTTTACCGTTGTTTAGTTATGGCGGTACTTCGGTGGTGACGTTGATGACGGCGTTCGGTATTATCATGGGGATGAAGCGGCGCAAGCGGATTTATCAACAGGAGGGCTGA